The Besnoitia besnoiti strain Bb-Ger1 chromosome Unknown contig00014, whole genome shotgun sequence genome contains a region encoding:
- a CDS encoding uncharacterized protein (encoded by transcript BESB_026000) → MRKRHDGGADPPALPLPDSSPTQNQVVAPHIAPLPSSPPLSSSSAPSSASAPSASASSSTFALASPSVAEAASSSSSAASVSGSSASGGRHPAGTASLASVSPSVLLAESLASSLPFLPHSEDSSSPSPRTSSPAKEEAMKMHAGASAASPPLQPAGDSRAPGGYDEKPHDALLPAPDREIGSSALLPPSVTSSAAAASPPDATSLYGQAQLMRSASDRGERLSRDSRSLSRSMAQPRWSLGPFGAQGFRAAAAVAGVPALRLDSLRRNGDEQDAEDDWVEAGDGASAARASRDGEERGNATEEEPEDEKASEDGREHDTVLEFCGSGADMPDSMILGDESDEASEEAVSIPPPEGDEDSEAESTAPESLSPEDMLYEGGVHPRRRSASDDSVAALQGFNFLYTSALQKSGISCCGYLKKRSPNRFAGWQRRWFVLKDKRLLYYRQTGDRTPAGRIDLELVKIKIECLWDPRRFHGGLLCHSSSLLEPSAGSYSVASGWMELICCGSGPKGSQLVGATNDLQKEVRFRLKPVGSKRVFELAGPYAEVVEWIDKLRQVVKACNVSERDVCRVTRQRGFWKVERISPAKFEEVVDTGDIILFRTKKFHAQLQRAVTRGHYDHLGMILRSQENAIFLLESMGDTGVIMTPWRTFVQAKWYTAYRKMVLRRLRWPREQKQLDRLLVFLKNVVGRGYELTFKKLFASGLTPSADNPDKGFFCSELVAAALKEIGALPEDALCARYWPQSFAAGSNLKLCDGYELDEELMVDFCLRSAGKRRPRLRKKLEGRTVPLPNRNKIEELPDNASPQVAATGESLGVNGASFLGSAAVQREERAPAENTPLDNEL, encoded by the exons ATGCGAAAGCGACATGACGGCGGGGCGGACCCGCCAGCTTTACCTCTCCCTGACAGTAGTCCGACGCAGAACCAGGTTGTAGCGCCGCACATTGCTCCCTTGCCTTCATCCCCCCcgttgtcttcttcgtcggcgccgtcctctgcttccgctcCCTCTGCATCCGCGTCATCATCAACTTTCGCGCTTGCATCACCCTCTGTGGCTGAGGCCGCATCTTCTTCatcctctgcggcctctgtgTCCGGGTCCTCTGCTTCTGGAGGCCGGCACCCAGCTGGCACGGCTTCTCTTGCTTCGGTCTCTCCCTCCGTTCTTCTCGCGGAGAGCCTTGCCTCGTCTTTGCCGTTCTTGCCGCATTCCGAGGACTCGTCGTCTCCATCGCCGCGCACGTCTTCTCCCGCGAAAGAGGAAGCAATGAAAATGCAcgccggcgcttccgctgcttctccccctctgcagcctgccGGAGACTCGCGGGCCCCTGGAGGCTACGACGAGAAGCCTCACGACGCTCTTCTCCCCGCCCCAGACCGGGAGATTGGCTCGTCGGCTCTCCTGCCGCCGTCGGTGACTTccagcgctgccgcagcctccccGCCAGATGCGACCTCGCTTTATGGCCAAGCGCAGCTGATGCGCTCGGCCTCCGACCGAGGGGAGAGGCTGAGCAGGGACAGTCggagcctctcgcgctcgatGGCCCAGCCGCGGTGGTCGCTGGGACCCTTTGGAGCCCAAGGctttcgcgccgcggccgcggtcgcgggcgtccccgcgctgcggctcgaTAGCCTGCGGAGAAACGGAGACGAACAGGATGCGGAAGACGACTGGGTAGAAGCGGGCGATGGAGCCTCGGCCGCACGCGCTAGCAGGGATGGAGAGGAGCGTGGCAATGCGACGGAAGAAGAGCCAGAGGATGAGAAAGCGAGTGAAGACGGCCGTGAACACGATACGGTGCTCGAATTCTGCGGAAGCGGTGCCGACATGCCAGACTCGATGATTCTG GGAGACGAATCCGACGAGGCCTCGGAGGAGGCAGTGAGCATCCCGCCGCCCGAGGGCGATGAGgacagcgaggcagagagcacGGCGCCTGAGTCGC TCTCTCCGGAGGATATGCTGTACGAGGGTGGCGTccatccgcgccgccggagtgCTTCAGACGACTCCGTTGCCGCTCTCCAGGGCTTCAACTTCCTCTACACCAGTGCACTTCAG AAGTCAGGCATTTCGTGTTGCGGCTATTTGAAGAAGCGAAGTCCGAACAGATTCGCAGGATGGCAGCGGCGCTGGTTTGTGCTGAAGGACAAGCGTCTCTTGTACTACAGACAGACGGGGGATCGCACGCCGGCGGGGCGAATCGATCTGGAGCTCGTTAAAATCAAAATTGAG TGCCTCTGGGATCCGCGGCGGTTCCACGGTGGCCTCCTCTGCcacagcagcagcctgcTGGAGCCCTCGGCGGGCAGCTACTCTGTCGCAA GTGGATGGATGGAATTGATTTGCTGCGGGAGCGGTCCGAAGGGTTCGCAGCTCGTGGGGGCGACGAACGACCTGCAAAAGGAAGTTCGCTTCCGTTTGAAACCCGTGGGCAGCAAGCGCGTCTTCGAGCTCGCG GGGCCGTACGCCGAAGTGGTGGAGTGGATCGACAAGTTGAGGCAAGTCGTGAAGGCCTGCAACGTCTCGGAGCGCGACGTCTGCCGCGTCACTAGGCAGAGGGGCTTCTGGAAAGTCGAGAGGATCTCCCCGGCCAAGTTCGAAGAAGTTGTGGACACGGGAGATATCATTCTGTTCAG AACGAAGAAGTTCCACGCGCaactgcagcgcgcggtGACTCGAGGGCACTACGACCACCTTGGCATGATTCTGAGGAGTCAAGAGAACGCCATCTTTCTGCTCGAGAGCATGGGAGATACT GGGGTAATTATGACTCCGTGGAGGACCTTCGTCCAGGCCAAATGGTACACGGCCTATCGCAA AATGGtcttgcgtcgcctccgaTGGCCGAGGGAGCAGAAACAGCTGGACAGGCTCCTCGTGTTTCTCAAAAACGTCGTCGGAAGAGGCTATGAGCTCACGTTCAAGAAGCTGTTCGCCAGTGGCCTCACCCCTTCGG CTGATAATCCGGATAAGGGCTTTTTCTGCTCcgagctcgtcgcggcggctctcAAG GAGATTGGCGCTCTTCCTGAGGATGCGCTGTGCGCGCGCTACTGGCCCC AGAGTTTCGCGGCAGGAAGTAATTTAAAGCTCTGTGACGGCTACGAGCTCGACGAGGAACTCATGGTTGACTTTTGTCTGCGCTCGGCCGGAAaaaggcgcccgcgactcAGAAAGAAGCTCGAGGGCCGCACAGTGCCGCTGCCAAACCGGAACAAGATCGAGGAGTTGCCGGATAATGCCTCCCCACAGGTGGCAGCCACTGGCGAGTCGTTGGGCGTTAATGGAGCGTCCTTTTTAGGCAGCGCGGCTGTTCAGAGAGAAGAACGCGCTCCAGCCGAGAACACGCCGCTGGATAACGAACTCTAA
- a CDS encoding ribonucleoside-diphosphate reductase large chain (encoded by transcript BESB_026010): MLAPSASSVAAAAGSPAGLHVGLPPKSAFSTAPDGPSPSIKNGSAVSSPMHAGATGGRGMYVVNRKGEEESVSFDQILKRIEKLSFGLHPLVDPARVAQAVINGMYAGIKTSELDELAAQTSAYMAASHPDFSKLAARIAIDNLHKNTSDNFFHVIEQLHGYVDKMGREARLVSTEVRDFVEANQKTLNDAIDYSRDFDYDYFGFKTLERSYLLKVHGRIVERPQHMLMRVACGIHCGDVERVVETYQLMSQKFFTHATPTLFNAGTPRPQMSSCFLLTMQEDSIDGIFSTLKRCALISKTAGGLGLAVSDIRATNSYIRGTNGYSNGLLPMLRVFNDAARYVDQGGGKRKGSLAIYLEPWHYDVFDFLDIKKNHGKEERRARDLFCALWIPDLFMERVSENADWTLMCPNECPGLTEVWGDEFKRLYEKYEREGRGRKTIPAQHLWFAILQAQIETGTPYMLYKDACNRKSNQKNLGTIKCSNLCTEIVEYTSPDEVAVCNLASISLPKFVDRETRTFNYEHMKQIVKVMTRNLNRVIDRNYYPIPEARNSNMRHRPIGLGVQGLADAFMLLRYPFDSAEARELNRNIFECIYYAALEASCELAAAEGPYETYEGSPASEGLLQFDMWDVTPSSGLCDWASLRERIKKHGLRNSLLVSPMPTASTSQILGNNEAFEPYTSNIYYRRVLSGEFFVVNPHLLRDLLERDLWTEEVKQQLIAHNGSVQNMDIIPDDLKALYKTVWEIKQRVILDLAIDRSPYIDQSHSLNIHMVNPTYAKLSTMHFYGWRGGLKTGLYYLRTQAAADAIKFTVDSQLAMSAKAKLNSAVLPTTGVLGTAMTTTTSTSGGSLEDEPKRQDSMTEESSATVSAPVCRWRPRGASPDEPCEMCSG, translated from the exons ATGCTGGCACCCTCTGCCTCaagcgtcgccgctgccgctgggtCACCTGCTGGCCTGCATGTGGGACTTCCTCCCAAAAGCGCTTTTTCAACCGCACCTGACGGGCCCTCTCCTTCGATAAAGAATGGCTCCGCGGTGAGCTCTCCGATGCATGCCGGCGCAACTGGCGGACGTGGCATGTACGTCGTAAACAgaaagggcgaggaggagtcAGTCTCGTTCGATCAAATTCTGAAAAGAATCGAAAAGCTGTCCTTTGGCCTGCATCCCCTCGTCGATCCCGCACGTGTGGCTCAGGCTGTCATCAATGGCATGTACGCGGGTATCAAGACCAGCGAGCTCGATGAGCTCGCTGCACAGACCAGTG CATACATGGCCGCCTCCCACCCGGACTTCTCGAAGCTGGCCGCCCGTATTGCCATCGACAACTTGCACAAGAACACGAGCGACAACTTCTTCCACGTGATTGAGCAGCTCCACGGCTACGTTGACAAGATGGGCCGAGAAGCGAGGCTGGTCAGCACAGAGGTCCGTGACTTCGTCGAAGCGAACCAGAAGACACTGAACGACGCCATCGACTACTCCCGTGACTTTGACTATGACTACTTTGGCTTCAAGACTCTGGAGAGGTCTTACCTCTTGAAGGTTCACGGTCGCATCGTCGAGCGCCCGCAGCACATGCTCATGCGTGTGGCTTGCGGAATCCACTGCGGCGACGTCGAGCGGGTCGTTGAGACGTACCAGTTGATGAGCCAGAAGTTTTTCACTCATGCGACGCCCACGCTCTTCAACGCCGGCACGCCGCGTCCCCAGAtgagcagctgcttcttGTTGACCATGCAAGAAGATTCCATCGACGGCATTTTCAGCACACTGAAGCGCTGCGCGCTCATCTCCAAGACTGCCGGTGGTCTGGGCCTTGCGGTCAGCGACATTCGCGCGACAAACAGCTACATCCGTGGCACGAACGGCTACTCCAACGGGCTCCTGCCAATGCTCAGAGTGTTcaacgacgcggcgcgctaTGTGGATCAAGGAGGCGGAAAGCGGAAAGGCAGCCTTGCTATCTACTTGGAGCCGTGGCATTATGATGTTTTTGACTTCCTTGACATCAAAAAGAACCACGGCAAggaagagcgccgcgcgcgtgacCTCTTTTGCGCGCTGTGGATCCCTGATCTCTTCATGGAGCGCGTTAGCGAGAACGCGGACTGGACGCTGATGTGCCCGAACGAGTGCCCCGGTCTGACGGAGGTCTGGGGTGACGAGTTCAAGAGGCTGTACGAAAAGTACGAACGCgagggccgcggccgcaagaCGATTCCGGCGCAGCATCTCTGGTTCGCGattctgcaggcgcagatCGAGACAGGGACGCCGTACATGCTCTACAAGGATGCATGCAATCGCAAGAGCAATCAGAAGAACCTCGGGACGATCAAATGCAGCAACCTGTGCACAGAAATCGTCGAGTACACCAGCCCCGACGAGGTTGCTGTGTGCAACTTGGCTTCCATTTCGCTTCCGAAGTTCGTCGATCGCGAGACCCGGACTTTCAACTACGAGCACATGAAGCAGATCGTCAAGGTCATGACGAGGAACCTGAATCGCGTCATCGACCGGAACTACTACCCCATTCCCGAGGCGAGAAACAGCAACATGCGCCACCGCCCCATTGGTCTCGGTGTCCAGGGTCTGGCGGACGCGTTCATGCTTCTCCGCTACCCCTTTGACTCtgcggaagcgcgagagctcAACCGCAACATCTTTGAGTGCATCTACTACGCCGCCCTTGAGGCAAGTTGCGAACTGGCGGCTGCTGAAGGCCCGTACGAGACGTACGagggctcgccggcgtctgagGGCTTGCTTCAGTTCGACATGTGGGACGTGACGCCGTCGAGTGGACTCTGCGACTGGgcttcgctgcgcgagaggaTCAAGAAGCACGGTCTGCGCAACTCGCTCCTGGTTTCCCCGATGCCTACGGCTAGCACGTCGCAGATTCTTGGAAACAACGAGGCATTTGAGCCGTACACCTCGAACATATACTACCGCCGCGTGCTGAGTGGAGAGTTCTTCGTTGTGAACCCGCACTTGCTTCGCGATTTGCTCGAGCGCGACCTGTGGACTGAGGAAGTCAAGCAGCAGCTTATTGCGCACAATGGAAGTGTGCAGAACATGGATATCATTCCCGATGACTTGAAGGCCCTGTACAAGACTGTCTGGGAGATCAAACAGCGCGTGATTCTCGACTTGGCGATCGACCGCTCGCCGTACATCGATCAGTCTCACTCGCTCAACATCCACATGGTGAACCCCACATATGCGAAACTGTCCACGATGCACTTCTACGGCTGGAGAGGAGGCCTGAAGACCGGGCTGTACTACCTCCGCACGCAGGCTGCTGCCGATGCTATCAAGTTCACTGTTGACTCGCAGCTGGCCATGAGTGCCAAGGCGAAGCTGAACTCCGCCGTGTTGCCCACAACTGGCGTCCTCGGCACTGCCATGACCACGACCACCAGCACTTCTGGCGGGTCTCTGGAGGACGAGCCGAAGCGCCAGGACTCCATGACAGAAGAGTCCAGCGCTACTGTCTCCGCACCCGTGTGCCGCtggaggcctcgcggcgcctcgcccgacGAGCCCTGCGAGATGTGCTCTGGCTAA